One region of Triticum aestivum cultivar Chinese Spring chromosome 6B, IWGSC CS RefSeq v2.1, whole genome shotgun sequence genomic DNA includes:
- the LOC123139399 gene encoding 2'-deoxymugineic-acid 2'-dioxygenase-like, whose protein sequence is MAAEPLSNGATHLSVPGHYILPVHKRPSSSVKGKGAPPVVDLGGDDDGRIAEEIVCAGREFGFFQVVNHGMPEAVMGAMMRAAEEFFALTADEKMAYYSNDRKKLPRFHTSLRNGTGEEVLYWRDCLKLGCHPPEWSDKPRGLGAALEPYTAAVRAAARRVLRLAAVGLGLEEEHFEGSLSGGGMMNVNHYPPCPDLSLTLGAGPHCDPGLVTVLMENVGGGLQILLHGDGDAAGGGMMWVDVDAAPGALVLNFGHQMQVVSNGRLRSAEHRVVTSARAGRTSLATFVWPEPGCTVTPAQELVLAAGEGPLYKPHSYGEFLGVYLAEGGVKESAMAHLKH, encoded by the exons ATGGCAGCGGAGCCGCTCTCCAATGGCGCCACTCACCTGTCGGTGCCTGGACACTACATTCTCCCGGTGCACAAGAGGCCGTCTTCTTCCGTGAAGGGCAAGGGGGCACCGCCTGTGGTTGATCTCGGCGGAGACGACGACGGCAGGATTGCCGAGGAGATCGTCTGTGCAGGGCGGGAGTTCGGTTTCTTCCAGGTGGTCA ACCACGGCATGCCGGAGGCGGTGATGGGCGCCATGATGCGCGCTGCGGAGGAGTTCTTTGCACTTACAGCGGATGAGAAGATGGCGTACTACTCGAACGACCGAAAGAAGCTCCCGCGGTTCCACACGAGCCTCCGGAACGGCACCGGAGAGGAGGTCCTGTACTGGCGGGACTGCCTCAAGCTCGGCTGCCACCCTCCGGAGTGGTCGGACAAGCcgcgcgggctcggggcggcgctggaGCCGTACACGGCCGCCGTGAGGGCAGCGGCGCGGCGCGTTCTGCGCCTCGCCGCTGTCGGGCTTGGGCTCGAGGAGGAACACTTCGAGGGGTCGCTCAGCGGCGGTGGGATGATGAACGTGAACCACTACCCGCCGTGCCCGGACCTGAGCCTCACCCTTGGCGCCGGGCCGCACTGCGACCCCGGCCTCGTCACCGTGCTCATGGAGAACGTCGGCGGCGGCTTACAGATACTTCTCCACGGCGACGGTGACGCTGCCGGGGGCGGGATGATGTGGGTGGACGTCGACGCCGCGCCGGGGGCGCTGGTCCTCAACTTTGGGCATCAGATGCAGGTGGTGAGCAACGGGCGCCTACGCAGTGCCGAGCACCGCGTGGTCACCAGCGCGCGTGCCGGCCGGACCTCGCTGGCCACGTTCGTGTGGCCCGAGCCGGGGTGCACTGTCACGCCGGCGCAGGAGCTGGTGCTGGCCGCAGGCGAGGGGCCTCTATACAAGCCCCACTCCTACGGCGAATTTCTCGGTGTGTACCTTGCCGAGGGTGGGGTCAAGGAATCCGCCATGGCGCATCTCAAGCACTGA
- the LOC123139400 gene encoding 2'-deoxymugineic-acid 2'-dioxygenase-like has protein sequence MAAEPLSNGATHLSVPGRYILPAHKRPSSSVNGKGAPPVVDLGGDDDGRIAEEIVRAGREFGFFQVVNHGVPEEVMGAMMRAAEEFFALPADEKMAYYSNDGKKLPRFHTSLRNGTGEEVLYWRDCLKLGCHPPEWPDKPRGLGAALEPYTAAVRAAARRVLRLAAVGLGLEEEHFEGSLSGGGMMNVNHYPPCPDPSLTLGAGPHCDPGLVTVLMENVGGGLQMLLHGDGDAGGGGMMWVDVDAAPGALVLNFGHQMEVVSNGRLRSAEHRAVTGARAARTSLATFVWPEPGCTVAPAQELVLAAGEGPLYKPYSYGEFLGVYVAEGGVREAVMAHLKH, from the coding sequence ATGGCAGCGGAGCCGCTCTCCAATGGCGCCACCCACCTGTCAGTGCCTGGGCGCTACATTCTCCCGGCGCACAAGAGGCCGTCTTCTTCCGTGAATGGCAAGGGGGCACCGCCTGTGGTTGATCTCGGCGGAGACGACGACGGCAGGATCGCCGAGGAGATCGTCCGTGCAGGGAGGGAGTTCGGTTTCTTCCAGGTGGTCAACCACGGCGTGCCGGAGGAGGTGATGGGCGCCATGATGCGCGCCGCGGAGGAGTTCTTTGCACTGCCGGCGGATGAGAAGATGGCGTACTACTCGAACGACGGCAAGAAGCTCCCGCGGTTCCACACGAGCCTCCGTAACGGCACCGGCGAGGAGGTCCTGTACTGGCGGGACTGCCTGAAGCTCGGCTGCCACCCGCCGGAGTGGCCGGACAAGCcccgcgggctcggggcggcgctggaGCCGTACACGGCCGCCGTGAGGGCAGCGGCGCGGCGCGTTTTGCGCCTCGCCGCTGTCGGGCTGGGGCTCGAGGAGGAACACTTCGAGGGGTCGCTCAGCGGCGGCGGGATGATGAACGTGAACCACTACCCGCCGTGTCCGGACCCGAGCCTCACCCTCGGCGCCGGGCCGCATTGTGACCCCGGCCTCGTCACCGTGCTCATGGAGAACGTCGGCGGCGGCCTACAGATGCTGCTCCACGGCGACGGTGACGCTGGGGGCGGCGGGATGATGTGGGTGGACGTGGACGCCGCGCCGGGGGCGCTGGTCCTCAACTTTGGGCATCAGATGGAGGTGGTCAGCAACGGGCGCTTGCGCAGCGCCGAGCACCGCGCCGTGACCGGTGCGCGCGCCGCGCGGACCTCGCTGGCCACGTTCGTGTGGCCCGAGCCGGGGTGCACCGTCGCGCCGGCGCAGGAGCTGGTGCTGGCCGCAGGCGAGGGGCCTCTGTACAAACCCTACTCCTACGGCGAATTTCTCGGTGTGTACGTCGCCGAGGGTGGGGTCAGGGAAGCCGTCATGGCGCATCTCAAGCACTGA